One Solanum lycopersicum chromosome 2, SLM_r2.1 genomic region harbors:
- the LOC101257819 gene encoding uncharacterized protein, whose protein sequence is MVADQWKKRLRAINNTDCHLEPHGLKKKKKKQGLAGYNLKLRSNVSLVWDDKKRCVLAKKEQIGISQRELSPFLDSISHHHSILADVFTLPHETFELNNLSDVLSHKVWQANLSEDERGFLMQFLPEGSGLDDIVYKLLGEENFHFGNQFLKWGQMICSGSFHPDNVMRQEQHFKANKKAYYMELQNYHDNMIGKLQLWKESLESCKDSEEEMVERILRKGLTEGTYGSSPDGAKMAARSRKGEKLNKRNIQHSDGAKYMSYIKVSREHYQRVKNSMKHNSNSIQPRSLSNVLGDVENLHVQPFEFYEEEERQKLHDHWLQLANRDVPAGFAKWIKRRSQEFHVRISLGQEMEQKLNVQIKGTDKISSDGIFAELTDCKEAEERTNSDGIFAEQTDNKEAEIILSMEVEADQQEDNEKSDRLIEKQMEREIVNNEVFLQSEVDKHESMDESDGLIEKQMEREMLNNELPLQSEVDQHEGEENSDGLIEKQLEREVLNNELPLQSEVDQHEVKEKSDGLIEKQMEREILNNDPIKSEVDQHEGKKESDGLIEKQMEREILNNELPIQPEDQEGGDSASLFDEQTPDSTANTDYDDESLPVSLSQDLGHVSLDDSNQLGHFKLDSNENNIIQQADEVSPTVSEYPEGLNSVDVPVDQGVSLASTSDGWPAISIAASYGCATPISHEYSSAEELSLGHPRVTEERVASLINLEAVPTGKDAGRDMLSREPSAISLFGSYPQNRNEIFHPFFKDPDSSSYNREQRQSPLDFQPATNLMVQQSQYSGHFREQLHVQLPIELRHKGLNDLLMHQNFQGNLYTDGSRYSFPRHEQLNVGIQDWAVNSVHVSTPPQTHLSSGDLLNQNWFSGENHARGSWCTLGGVGGPSQSIGSVNNSDQSLYSVLSECNALHQSGSYNVSGSRERLIPSRNYGEMGVGVPTTSNASQQQAVSLSYTSSQESPSGLKPNGLGWTSMSTQNPGYHDSMGKPFLRPWNP, encoded by the exons ATGGTGGCTGATCAGTGGAAGAAACGTCTACGTGCTATCAACAATACTGACTGTCATCTGGAACCCCATGgactgaagaagaagaaaaagaagcagGGATTAGCAGGATACAATTTGAAGTTAAGATCCAATGTTTCTCTGGTTTGGGATGACAAAAAAAGGTGTGTTCTTGCCAAGAAGGAGCAAATTGGCATTTCACAGAGAGAATTGTCTCCCTTTTTGGATTCTATCTCACATCACCATAGCATATTAGCTGATGTTTTTACTCTACCTCATGAAACTTTTGAACTCAATAATTTAAGTGATGTCCTCTCCCACAAG GTTTGGCAGGCAAACTTGTCAGAAGATGAGAGAGGATTTCTTATGCAATTTTTGCCAGAAGGGTCAGGACTAGATGATATTGTGTATAAATTACTGGGGGAGGAAAATTTTCACTTCGGAAATCAATTTCTTAAGTG GGGTCAGATGATTTGTTCTGGTAGCTTTCACCCTGATAATGTTATGCGCCAGGAACAACATTTCAAGGCTAACAAGAAGGCATATTACATGGAATTACAAAATTACCATGACAA TATGATTGGAAAGTTGCAGTTATGGAAGGAAAGTTTGGAGAGCTGTAAAGACTCGGAGGAGGAAATGGTGGAGAGAATATTGAG AAAGGGCTTGACGGAAGGCACATATGGCAGTTCGCCCGATGGAGCTAAGATGGCTGCAAGATCCAGGAAAGGAGAAAAACTAAACAAGCGGAATATTCAACACAGCGATGGTGCCAAATACATGTCTTATATTAAG GTCAGTCGAGAACACTATCAACGTGTTAAGAACAGCATGAAGCATAATAGTAATAGCATACAACCGAGGTCTCTGAGCAATGTCTTAGGTGATGTGGAAAATCTCCATGTACAGCCATTTGAATTTTATGAGGAAGAAGAACGTCAAAAATTACATGACCACTG GCTGCAGCTGGCAAATAGGGATGTCCCTGCTGGTTTTGCAAAATGGATAAAGAGACGTTCACAAGAATTTCATGTGAGAATATCATTAGGTcaagaaatggaacaaaaacttAATGTCCAAATTAAG GGTACAGACAAAATTAGTTCTGATGGGATCTTTGCAGAACTAACTGATTGTAAAGAAGCAGAAGAGAGAACTAACTCTGATGGGATCTTTGCAGAACAAACTGATAACAAAGAAGCAGAAATTATACTCTCAATGGAAGTAGAG GCTGACCAGCAGGAGGACAATGAAAAATCTGATCGGTTGATAGAGAAGCAAATGGAAAGAGAAATAGTAAATAATGAGGTTTTTCTACAGTCAGAG GTTGATAAGCATGAGAGTATGGATGAATCTGATGGGTTGATAGAGAAGCAAATGGAAAGAGAAATGCTAAATAATGAGCTTCCTCTACAGTCAGAG GTTGATCAGCACGAGGGCGAGGAAAATTCTGATGGGTTGATCGAGAAGCAACTTGAAAGAGAAGTACTAAATAATGAGCTTCCTCTACAGTCAGAG GTTGATCAGCATGAGGTCAAGGAAAAATCTGATGGGTTGATCGAGAAGCAAATGGAAAGAGAAATTCTGAATAATGATCCTATAAAGTCAGAG GTTGATCAGCATGAGGGCAAGAAAGAATCTGATGGGTTGATCGAGAAGCAAATGGAAAGAGAAATACTAAATAATGAGCTTCCTATACAGCCAGAG GATCAGGAGGGAGGAGATTCTGCAAGCTTATTTGATGAACAAACTCCTGATAGCACAGCTAACACTGATTACGATGACGAGTCTCTCCCCGTCTCACTCAGTCAGGATCTTGGTCATGTTTCACTTGATGATAGCAATCAGTTAGGTCACTTTAAGCTGGATTCTAATGAGAACAATATAATCCAGCAGGCAGATGAAGTTTCCCCAACTGTATCAGAGTATCCAGAAGGGTTGAATAGTGTAGATGTTCCTGTTGATCAAGGGGTTTCTCTTGCTTCTACCAGTGATGGTTGGCCAGCAATTAGCATAGCTGCCTCTTATGGGTGTGCCACTCCCATAAGTCATGAATATTCTTCTGCCGAGGAGTTGTCACTAGGGCATCCTCGAGTGACTGAGGAGAGAGTCGCTAGTCTTATTAATCTGGAAGCTGTCCCAACAGGAAAGGATGCTGGGAGGGATATGTTGTCCAGAGAACCCAGTGCCATTTCTCTTTTTGGTTCATACCCTCAGAACAGGAACGAAATATTCCACCCATTTTTCAAGGATCCAGATAGTTCATCTTACAACCGTGAGCAGAGACAGTCTCCTCTGGACTTCCAACCAGCAACCAATCTGATGGTGCAGCAAAGTCAATATTCTGGTCATTTTAGGGAGCAGCTTCATGTGCAGTTACCAATTGAGCTACGACACAAGGGGCTGAATGATCTCCTCATGCATCAGAACTTTCAGGGGAATCTGTACACAGATGGAAGTCGATATTCTTTCCCTAGGCATGAACAGTTGAATGTTGGCATTCAAGATTGGGCCGTCAATTCTGTTCATGTGTCGACACCGCCTCAAACTCATCTAAGCAGTGGAGACTTGTTAAATCAGAATTGGTTCTCTGGAGAGAATCATGCCCGTGGGAGCTGGTGTACTTTAGGAGGTGTTGGTGGTCCATCTCAGAGCATTGGAAGCGTAAACAACTCAGATCAGAGCTTGTACAGTGTTTTATCTGAGTGCAACGCACTGCATCAAAGTGGCTCTTATAATGTATCAGGTTCAAGAGAACGGTTGATCCCTTCAAGGAACTATGGTGAGATGGGCGTGGGAGTTCCCACAACGAGCAATGCCTCACAGCAGCAAGCTGTTTCCCTTAGTTACACGAGTAGCCAGGAAAGTCCTAGCGGCCTTAAACCCAATGGTCTTGGATGGACGAGCATGTCTACTCAGAATCCAGGGTACCATGATTCGATGGGCAAACCATTCTTGAGGCCCTGGAATCCATAG